The Halobacillus amylolyticus nucleotide sequence AGTCAATAACTTTTCTCATGATATTTTCACTGACAAAGATAATCTGTCGCGTTCGCTTTATGCGACGTTTAATAATTTACCATGGTTTCAAAAGTAAATCAAGGGCACAGTGAAATAAAAGTTTTTTCTGACGATTGGACGACAGAACAAAAGTGTAAACACATTGGTCAGCAGCGACACACGATGTTAGGCTAATTTTGGAACGTTGTTCCTGTTCAACAACGAACCAACCAGCAGAGACCACTGAAAAATACTGTTTATAGTGAAAAAGAAGCGGATCACCTATACCTAGCAGGTGATCCGCTTCTTTGAATGTAGTATATGTCGATTTCAATAGTCATTAGAAGTCAAAGATTATGATTCGCGGTTTCTCATTTGTGGGAACAACAATACATCCCTTATCGATGAAGAATTCGTTAGCAGCATCACGAGACGATCGATCCCAATACCTAGTCCACCTGTTGGAGGCATACCATACTCTAAGGATTCCAAGAAGTCCTCGTCCATCAAGTGCGCTTCATCATTTCCTTCTTCACGCTCTTTAAGCTGTGCCTCAAATCGCTCACGCTGATCGATAGGGTCGTTAAGCTCAGAGAAAGCATTAGCATGTTCACGTCCTACAATGAATAGTTCAAAACGGTCGGTAAAACGTGCGTCCTCCGGATTCTTCTTAGCAAGAGGAGAGATTTCAATTGGGTGGCCATATACGAAAGTAGGTTGAATAAGTTTTTCTTCCACTTTTTGTTCAAAAAACTCATTAACAATATGGCCGAATGTCATCGTACTCTGGATTTCTATCCCATGCTCTTTAGCAAGGGACTTCGCTTCTTCATCACTCATCTGCTTCCAGAAGTCAACACCTGTATACTCTTTAACAGCATCTACCATGTGTAATCGAGTCCATTCAGGCTCTAAATTAATCTCTTCCTCATCATAGATAACAGTTGTTGATCCAAGAACTTCTTTAGCAATATGAGCGACCAGGTTCTCTGTTAAATCCATAATATCATGGTAATCAGCATAGGCTTCATATAATTCAATCATGGTGAATTCCGGGTTATGTCTAGTGGAGACCCCTTCATTACGAAAGACCCGTCCGATCTCATACACCTTCTCCATGCCCCCTACGATTAATCTTTTCAGGTGAAGTTCAATGGCAATTCTCATATATAGCTGCATGTCGAGGGCGTTATGGTGCGTTTCAAATGGGCGAGCTGATGCTCCGCCTGGTATTCCGTGCATCATCGGTGTTTCTACCTCTAGAAATCCGAGATTATCTAGATATCTACGCATGGACTGAATGATTTTACTGCGCAAAATAAAGGTATCACGGCTTTCAGGATTGGTAATAAGGTCTAAGTAACGTTGACGATAGCGTTGTTCAACGTCTTTTAAGCCATGGAACTTTTCAGGTAATGGCCTTAGAGATTTTGTTAAAACTTGAAACTCGTCCGCTTTAAGAGAGAGCTCCCCTACATTTGTCTTGAACATCACACCCGAAATACCGACAATATCACCTATATCAGCTGTCTTAAACACATCGTAAGCTTCGTCACCTACACTGTCTTTACGGATATAAAGTTGAATTTGACCACTAAGGTCTTGAATATGAGCAAACCCCGCCTTACCTTTTCCACGCTTTGTCATAATTCGTCCGGCAATGGTAGCAGGAAATTGCTGCTCCTCAAGTTCGCCTTTAGAAAATTCATCATATTTCGCTATTAAATCATCAGCTAAGGCTGTCCGCTCGAATTTACTGCCGAAAGGGTCCAGTCCTTGATCTTTGTAAGTACTCAGTTTCTCTCGACGCACCCGCATTTGATCATTGAGTTCTTCAGTCATTGTCATCACTCCATTCCTATCGTCATTTATATGGTAAATCCGGTTCAATAATAAAAACTGCCAGTAAGGCACTGGCAGTATTACAACTATGATTTAGTATAGAAAAGACCTTGTATCGTGTCAATGACCAGGTGGTTAGGACACCTTGGTACTTTCCTCCGATCTGAAACATATGCATTCTCCTTCAATATAATTTGTACCTTAATCTATAGACAACACTTTCTTGTAATTAAACCTGGCGTAGCGGCTGTATACTTTTCACTTCATCTTCTGGCAACAGCTGAAGTACTTCCTCAGCCGTCTGTTTTACTGATGGAAGATATGCCCTCGGATTCACTTCAGCTAGTGGCACGATAACAAATGCACGCTCGTGCATGTAAGGATGCGGAATCGTCAGTCGCTCTGCTTTCATATTTTCTTCATTATACAATAAAATGTCAAGGTCTATTGTACGAGGCCCCCATTTAATAACACGCTTTCTACCTAACTTCTGTTCAATTTTTTGACAGTAATCAAGCAACGGCAGCGGTTGCAACTCTGTTTCAATTTCAAGTACCATGTTTAGAAAATGATTTTGGTCGACATAGCCGACAGGAGCCGTTTCATAAATTTTTGAGGTTGTACAAACTTTAATTGAATGATGCTCACGAAGCATGGTGATCGTCTCAGTTAAGTACTGCTCTCTTGGGGCTATATTTGATCCTAGGGCGATATACGCTCTAATCATCCGCTCTGCCCCTGTAAATGTCAATGGCTACAGACTTGTAGTGCCCGGGAATAGGTGGATCGGGCTTGGTCACCTTCACGCGGCATGCATCCAACAGCTCAAAATGCTCCAGAAGCTTCTTGGAAAGTTGTTCAGCAACGGTTTCCACCAGCTTCCTTGCTTCTCCCTCAACCACCTTTTTAGTCACTTCATATATTTCACCATAGTTGATCGATTGATTCATATCGTCTGTCTGTGCAGCCGGCTTCAAATCCAACTCAAGTTCAAGGTCGACGTAAAAGCGTTGACCGAGTTTGTTTTCCTCTGGAAAAAGTCCGTGATAGCCCCAGAATTCCATGCTGTTCAAATAGATTTTATCCATTAGTTTGCCCCTTTCCAATCATGGCGTCCATCATTTTCGTCATACGAACAATTGGCTCAACATCATGGACACGAACAATATGCATACCTTGGGCGACTCCATAGCAAACGGTTGCGCCTGTCCCTTCCATTCGCTGATCCTCCGGTAAGTCAAGTGTAAGACCAATAAAGGACTTCCTGGAAGTACCTAATAAGATTGGGTAATCTAGCTCAACAAACTGATGCAAGTTTCTCATCACAACTAAATTATCTTCAGGTGTTTTAGCAAAACCAACACCTGGATCCAATATAATGTGCTGATCCTTCACACCAACCTGCTTCGCTATATCAACGCTTTCCCTAAGGTCCACTTTCATATTATCAATAAGTGAACGATATTTTTTATTTGTTCGATTATGCATGAGGATAATCGGCACATCATAATCTGCAGCGACTTGAGCGATTCTCGGTTCACGTTTGGCTCCCCATACATCGTTTATAATCGAGGCTCCTGCTTCAAGAGCTTGTTTTGCGACCTCTGCTTTATATGTATCGATGGATACTGGAACAGATATTCTATCACGTAATGCTTCAATAACAGGTACGACGCGAGATATTTCGTCTTCTTCATTAACAGGAGCATGTCCCGGCCTCGTTGATTCTCCCCCAACATCTATAATATGGGCTCCTTGACTTTCCATTTTCAAGGCTCGTTCAACCGCACGATCTACTCCGTTGAACTTCCCACCGTCAGAAAAAGAATCCGGCGTTACATTAAGGATGCCCATCACGAGCGTTTGCTTTGAATAATCGTACTGTTTTACTTTTGTCTTAAGAGTAGCTTGCATTTCCCGTTCCCTCTTTCAAAAGATATTTATATCTATTTTACAACATTTTGCGACATCTATCACGGGGGTTATTTCCTCAATAAAAAACTGAGCTCTAAAAGTGAGCTCAGTTCCCTTCCGCTTACTCTATTCTTCATCGAACTGATAAAGCGGTGTAGATAGGTATCGTTCTCCATTACTTGGAAGTACAGCCACTACCTTTTTACCTTTCCCTAACTTCTTAGCCACCTGTTTTGCAACGTGGATGGCCGAACCTGAGGAAACACCACCAAGAATACCATCTTTTCTAGCAGCTTCACGTACTGCTGCATAGGAATCTTCCTTTGATACTTTATATACCTCATCATAAATATCCGTATCCAATATTTCCGGAATAAATCCTGCT carries:
- the lysS gene encoding lysine--tRNA ligase, with protein sequence MTEELNDQMRVRREKLSTYKDQGLDPFGSKFERTALADDLIAKYDEFSKGELEEQQFPATIAGRIMTKRGKGKAGFAHIQDLSGQIQLYIRKDSVGDEAYDVFKTADIGDIVGISGVMFKTNVGELSLKADEFQVLTKSLRPLPEKFHGLKDVEQRYRQRYLDLITNPESRDTFILRSKIIQSMRRYLDNLGFLEVETPMMHGIPGGASARPFETHHNALDMQLYMRIAIELHLKRLIVGGMEKVYEIGRVFRNEGVSTRHNPEFTMIELYEAYADYHDIMDLTENLVAHIAKEVLGSTTVIYDEEEINLEPEWTRLHMVDAVKEYTGVDFWKQMSDEEAKSLAKEHGIEIQSTMTFGHIVNEFFEQKVEEKLIQPTFVYGHPIEISPLAKKNPEDARFTDRFELFIVGREHANAFSELNDPIDQRERFEAQLKEREEGNDEAHLMDEDFLESLEYGMPPTGGLGIGIDRLVMLLTNSSSIRDVLLFPQMRNRES
- the folK gene encoding 2-amino-4-hydroxy-6-hydroxymethyldihydropteridine diphosphokinase, translated to MIRAYIALGSNIAPREQYLTETITMLREHHSIKVCTTSKIYETAPVGYVDQNHFLNMVLEIETELQPLPLLDYCQKIEQKLGRKRVIKWGPRTIDLDILLYNEENMKAERLTIPHPYMHERAFVIVPLAEVNPRAYLPSVKQTAEEVLQLLPEDEVKSIQPLRQV
- the folB gene encoding dihydroneopterin aldolase, whose protein sequence is MDKIYLNSMEFWGYHGLFPEENKLGQRFYVDLELELDLKPAAQTDDMNQSINYGEIYEVTKKVVEGEARKLVETVAEQLSKKLLEHFELLDACRVKVTKPDPPIPGHYKSVAIDIYRGRADD
- the folP gene encoding dihydropteroate synthase, which produces MQATLKTKVKQYDYSKQTLVMGILNVTPDSFSDGGKFNGVDRAVERALKMESQGAHIIDVGGESTRPGHAPVNEEDEISRVVPVIEALRDRISVPVSIDTYKAEVAKQALEAGASIINDVWGAKREPRIAQVAADYDVPIILMHNRTNKKYRSLIDNMKVDLRESVDIAKQVGVKDQHIILDPGVGFAKTPEDNLVVMRNLHQFVELDYPILLGTSRKSFIGLTLDLPEDQRMEGTGATVCYGVAQGMHIVRVHDVEPIVRMTKMMDAMIGKGQTNG